In one Cytophagales bacterium genomic region, the following are encoded:
- a CDS encoding putative toxin-antitoxin system toxin component, PIN family yields MKRTEHFVFDTNVIISAMILPHGKSRLALDRALDKGDVVVSEETLLELSDKILAAKFDKYIPLSERMLFLQWFKKSSKLVNVSEQIVLSRDPDDDKFLSLAVTANVDAIISGDKDLLVLNPFKNILIL; encoded by the coding sequence ATGAAAAGGACTGAACATTTTGTTTTTGATACTAATGTTATAATCAGCGCAATGATACTGCCGCATGGCAAATCGCGTCTTGCATTAGATAGGGCATTGGATAAAGGTGATGTTGTTGTTTCAGAGGAAACCCTTTTGGAATTATCCGACAAAATTCTTGCGGCAAAATTTGATAAATATATTCCATTATCAGAACGAATGCTCTTTCTGCAATGGTTCAAAAAATCTTCCAAACTTGTGAATGTAAGCGAACAAATTGTTCTATCCCGCGACCCGGATGACGACAAATTCCTTTCGCTTGCCGTAACCGCTAATGTGGATGCAATTATCTCCGGAGACAAAGACTTACTCGTATTGAATCCTTTCAAAAACATCCTGATTTTATAA